One Vibrio gazogenes genomic region harbors:
- a CDS encoding methyl-accepting chemotaxis protein, with protein sequence MMRSTSQVSHNVLFQRQKFLIICSVFTLVIIGLSIANVFDHGFNYFNVLLPLFTIVFSAYAYWDQLQPLMVLNRILDALNDARKGNVHIRITDTKGLGEVGHVAWALNDFLDIVETNFKELSNTFQRTSKGEFYRRGLVDGMPGEFDETMSNINEAIESMQQAYVFSRKNRLKSELHHLNTTNLIVNLKNNQEELVTLSNQMDDVLTIATESRDGAEQSREVVGDIRHALDDVNVLMVSMEQTAQTLGKESIRIADMIKVISGIAEQTNLLALNAAIEAARAGDVGRGFAVVADEVRSLADRTRSSAADISEIINSLTGPIEEMVSQTLTVGQQMKSVGDEVTNFHSNFDKVANASQQTISLMNQAKDYSFASLIKLDHVIYKQNGYIALESNGEGAEAKEVQVDHFNCRMGKWYYEGEGREAFSQTTAYRRLEEHHQAVHQNMRQALALVREDWLTDDDVLNRLVAVVDQAERASNRMIEYVSEMVIEKYHHQ encoded by the coding sequence ATGATGCGTAGTACGAGTCAGGTCAGTCATAATGTTTTATTTCAGCGGCAGAAGTTTTTGATTATCTGTTCAGTGTTTACCCTCGTCATTATTGGGTTATCGATTGCCAATGTTTTTGATCACGGCTTCAATTATTTCAACGTTCTCTTACCATTATTTACCATTGTCTTTTCGGCTTATGCCTATTGGGATCAGTTGCAACCTTTAATGGTGCTGAACCGGATCCTTGATGCTTTGAATGATGCCAGAAAAGGCAATGTTCATATTCGGATTACCGATACCAAAGGGTTGGGAGAAGTCGGCCATGTGGCATGGGCGTTGAATGACTTTCTGGATATTGTTGAGACAAACTTTAAAGAGTTGTCCAACACTTTTCAGCGCACAAGTAAAGGTGAGTTTTATCGCCGTGGGTTGGTGGACGGCATGCCCGGTGAGTTTGATGAGACGATGAGCAATATCAATGAAGCTATCGAATCAATGCAGCAAGCGTATGTATTTTCGCGGAAAAACCGCTTAAAAAGTGAATTGCATCACCTCAATACAACCAATTTGATCGTCAATCTAAAGAATAATCAGGAAGAATTGGTGACATTATCAAATCAGATGGATGATGTACTGACCATTGCGACAGAAAGCCGTGATGGTGCGGAACAGAGTCGTGAAGTGGTGGGAGATATCCGTCATGCGCTTGATGATGTGAACGTGCTGATGGTGAGTATGGAACAAACCGCACAAACCTTGGGTAAGGAGAGTATTCGGATTGCGGATATGATCAAAGTCATTAGCGGGATTGCCGAACAGACGAATTTACTGGCCCTCAATGCTGCCATTGAAGCTGCCCGGGCCGGTGATGTCGGACGCGGTTTTGCCGTGGTTGCCGATGAAGTGCGTTCACTGGCTGATCGCACCAGAAGCTCAGCCGCGGATATCAGTGAGATTATTAACTCACTGACGGGGCCGATTGAAGAAATGGTGTCTCAGACATTGACCGTCGGCCAACAGATGAAAAGTGTCGGGGATGAAGTGACCAATTTTCATAGCAACTTTGACAAGGTTGCCAATGCATCACAGCAGACCATTTCTTTAATGAATCAGGCCAAAGACTATTCTTTTGCATCGTTGATTAAACTGGATCATGTCATTTATAAACAAAATGGTTATATCGCACTGGAATCAAACGGGGAAGGTGCTGAAGCCAAAGAAGTTCAGGTTGATCATTTCAATTGCCGGATGGGTAAATGGTATTACGAAGGTGAAGGTCGTGAGGCGTTCAGTCAGACAACGGCCTATCGCCGTTTAGAAGAACACCATCAAGCTGTGCATCAAAATATGCGCCAAGCACTGGCATTAGTCCGTGAAGATTGGCTGACGGATGATGATGTCTTGAACCGTTTGGTTGCTGTGGTTGATCAAGCCGAGCGAGCCAGTAATCGCATGATCGAATATGTTTCTGAAATGGTTATAGAAAAGTATCATCACCAATAG
- a CDS encoding aldose 1-epimerase family protein, with protein MKIKPLVAALLIAAPGLVNAAQYVLTDATANIDVGAWKVTNKDLGIQQPFSIEKRQLHGGKQMGVETLVINNGELEITLVPTRGMGIFNVKKDGKRILGWDSPVKEIVNPAFIDLESRNGLGWLDGFNEMMVRCGYEWTGHPGVDDNGQLLSLHGRLQNTPASTVKVTIDEHPPYTITVEGEVSERTFKKAELVTLTSFSVTPGSNQFAVHDTLTNKADYEDEYQIIYHSNFGRPILEKGAKITAAASEISPFNDYARKGLKNWQTYLGPTKGYDEMVYNLKPIGDKQGNTLAVLHNQAGDLGVSVGYNIKQLPVLTIWKNTDTLQQGYVTGIEPGTSYAYNTKYQRPLGLVPKIEAGASKHFDVTYTVLRSSGEVKQALATVADIQGNRRVKQVKKPLVDLSKVH; from the coding sequence ATGAAGATTAAACCTCTCGTCGCTGCCCTACTTATCGCTGCCCCCGGTCTCGTGAATGCTGCACAATATGTGTTGACTGATGCCACAGCCAACATTGATGTCGGTGCGTGGAAAGTTACCAATAAAGACTTGGGGATTCAGCAACCCTTCTCCATCGAAAAACGTCAGTTACATGGCGGTAAACAGATGGGAGTCGAGACTTTAGTGATTAACAACGGTGAACTGGAAATTACCTTAGTGCCTACCCGTGGGATGGGGATATTCAACGTTAAAAAAGATGGCAAACGCATTCTCGGCTGGGATTCTCCGGTCAAAGAAATCGTCAACCCTGCCTTTATCGATCTGGAAAGCCGCAACGGGCTGGGCTGGTTAGATGGTTTCAATGAGATGATGGTGCGCTGCGGTTATGAATGGACCGGTCACCCGGGCGTCGATGATAACGGCCAGTTACTCAGCTTACATGGCCGCTTGCAAAATACCCCGGCTTCGACAGTCAAAGTGACTATTGACGAACACCCTCCTTATACCATTACTGTCGAAGGCGAAGTCTCTGAAAGAACCTTTAAAAAAGCGGAGTTAGTTACGCTCACTTCATTCTCAGTCACCCCCGGTAGCAACCAGTTCGCCGTCCATGACACCCTGACCAATAAAGCCGATTATGAAGATGAATATCAGATCATTTACCACTCTAACTTTGGTCGTCCGATTCTTGAAAAAGGTGCCAAAATTACTGCGGCCGCCAGTGAGATTTCGCCCTTCAACGATTATGCGAGAAAAGGTCTGAAAAACTGGCAAACTTACCTTGGCCCAACCAAAGGCTATGATGAAATGGTTTATAATCTGAAGCCTATCGGTGATAAACAGGGCAACACGCTGGCTGTGCTGCATAACCAGGCCGGTGATCTGGGTGTCTCGGTTGGATATAACATCAAACAACTGCCGGTGCTAACCATCTGGAAAAATACCGATACATTGCAACAAGGCTATGTCACCGGAATCGAACCGGGCACCAGCTATGCGTATAACACCAAATATCAACGTCCGCTGGGGTTAGTGCCTAAAATTGAGGCGGGGGCATCCAAACATTTTGATGTGACCTACACCGTCTTACGGAGCAGCGGAGAAGTGAAACAGGCTTTAGCCACCGTGGCAGACATTCAAGGCAATCGCCGCGTCAAACAGGTGAAAAAACCACTGGTTGATCTAAGTAAAGTCCACTAA
- a CDS encoding PAS domain-containing protein, translating to MAATEQEVSFDRSELIITKTDLQGKITYANRTFMRVANYAEDELLGQDHNLIRHPSMPRGVFYGLWHALKSGEEFFGFVKNYTSDKNYYWVFANITPDRIGGDVVGFYSVRRVAPKGAVQTIEGIYQKMRELEQTTERKQAPEVSWQWMVDLIRQQHQMGYEEYIIDLYQKHRSD from the coding sequence ATGGCTGCAACAGAACAGGAAGTGTCATTCGATCGGAGTGAACTGATCATTACCAAAACCGATCTGCAAGGGAAAATCACCTATGCCAACCGGACGTTCATGCGCGTTGCGAACTACGCAGAAGATGAGTTGCTTGGTCAAGATCATAATTTGATCCGTCATCCTTCCATGCCGCGAGGTGTCTTTTATGGTTTATGGCATGCCTTGAAATCAGGAGAAGAGTTTTTTGGTTTTGTGAAAAACTATACCTCAGATAAAAATTACTACTGGGTGTTTGCCAATATTACGCCTGATCGAATTGGTGGTGATGTCGTTGGTTTTTACTCAGTACGTCGGGTCGCGCCTAAAGGTGCGGTGCAAACGATAGAAGGAATCTATCAGAAAATGCGCGAATTGGAGCAGACGACCGAAAGAAAACAAGCGCCCGAAGTCTCGTGGCAGTGGATGGTTGACTTAATTCGTCAGCAACATCAGATGGGGTATGAAGAGTACATCATCGACCTTTACCAGAAACATCGTTCAGATTAA
- a CDS encoding type II toxin-antitoxin system ParD family antitoxin: protein MAKNTSITLGEHFDSFIANQIQSGRYGSASEVIRSALRLLETQETKMNTLRQLLVEGEESGLADYDLNSFINELDSEEKK from the coding sequence ATGGCTAAAAATACCAGCATTACTTTGGGTGAACACTTTGATAGCTTTATTGCTAACCAGATTCAAAGCGGACGCTATGGTTCTGCGAGCGAAGTTATCCGCTCTGCTCTACGCTTACTTGAAACGCAAGAAACGAAAATGAACACCTTACGACAACTACTTGTTGAAGGTGAAGAGAGTGGTTTGGCTGACTATGACCTCAATTCGTTTATCAATGAACTCGATAGCGAAGAGAAAAAATGA